The proteins below come from a single Perca flavescens isolate YP-PL-M2 chromosome 8, PFLA_1.0, whole genome shotgun sequence genomic window:
- the LOC114559551 gene encoding pleckstrin homology domain-containing family A member 5 isoform X11, with amino-acid sequence MAADLQPEWISCLPSSWSYGVTRDGRVFFINEEAKSTTWLHPVSGEAAITGHRKTIDLPTGWEEGYTFEGARCFIKLSGLS; translated from the exons ATGGCGGCGGATCTACAACCCGAGTGGATTTCTTGTCTCCCTTCTTCCTGGAGTTATGGGGTTACTCGGGATGGACGCGTCTTCTTCATTAA CGAAGAAGCCAAGAGTACAACCTGGCTGCATCCAGTAAGTGGCGAGGCGGCAATAACCGGGCACAGAAAAACTATAG ACCTACCCACTGGATGGGAAGAAGGATATACTTTTGAGGGTGCACGGTGCTTTATCAA
- the LOC114560391 gene encoding uncharacterized protein LOC114560391: MLVQVKYSQQQKYVKLDEDEGRFDFMQFHEKVIERFCLPPDAKVIYKDATRTEVDAEIFSDLVGQCNVVLTVFSDQGEISKQLIEAVLRGKSGGEEVLQEYQTTETLTDAARRKMVNILVAHMIDNHGHRPTKAIREDYARGIVMLFPSLKDPYSKKGYEHFYDAASSTGYISWRLKTVQRKIRRGSALPPNSPIDVWTVNVERQLDGNACQEAMSLLNHTTDNSLIFQKMRETFQHRQKLVNDPGRSVDILSSFPRFLDTK, encoded by the exons ATGCTGGTGCAGGTGAAGTACAGCCAACAGCAGAAATATGTGAAGCTGGATGAGGATGAAGGACGGTTTGACTTTATGCAATTCCATGAAAAAG tcaTCGAGAGATTTTGTCTGCCACCTGATGCAAAAGTCATATACAAGGATGCAACAAGGACAGAAGTTGATGCAGAAATATTCAGCGACCTTGTTGGACAATGCAATGTGGTGCTGACAGTTTTCTCAGATCAGGGTGAGATATCAAAGCAG ttGATTGAAGCTGTGCTAAGAGGCAAGTCTGGGGGTGAAGAAGTACTACAGGAGTACCAAACAACAGAAACCCTAACAGATGCTGCAAGAAGAAAAATGGTTAACATCCTGGTGGCTCACATGATTGACAATCATGG GCACCGCCCCACTAAAGCAATCAGAGAAGATTATGCACGTGGGATAGTGATGTTGTTCCCTTCCCTCAAGGATCCATACTCCAAGAAGGGCTAT gaACACTTCTATGATGCTGCAAGCAGCACAGGATACATTTCTTGGCGTCTGAAAACAGTCCAGAGGAAGATTCGTCGAGGATCTGCACTGCCACCAAATAGCCCAATTGACGTTTGGACTGTTAATGTTGAAAGGCAGCTTGATGGTAATGCTTGCCAAGAGGCCATGTCTTTGCTCAACCATACCACAGACAATTCCCTGATTTTCCAGAAGATGAGAGAGACCTTTCAGCACCGTCAGAAGCTCGTTAATGACCCAGGCAGAAGTGTTGATATCCTCTCCAGCTTCCCAAGATTCTTGGATACAAAATGA